In a genomic window of Acipenser ruthenus chromosome 41, fAciRut3.2 maternal haplotype, whole genome shotgun sequence:
- the LOC131696755 gene encoding zinc finger protein 239-like: MDSVRMESVQIKEEFPELELLPFKPNIPELEPVRLRECSVVLERICVREQGAGEEGSPNSMQGGGKEDGRSHSECSLAGSSPAAKARAGGGEYPDCGKGFTQLGHFKTHQRIHKGEKLYHCSDCGKSFNHSGNMKKHQQLHTGEKPFHCSDCGKSFSLSGSLVSHQRTHTGERPYLCSDCGKSFSQSGNLKKHQRIHRGEKPYHCSVCGKSFSHSGNVTAHQVIHTGEKPYRCSDCGKSFNRSNSLTSHQRIHRGEKPYFCCNCGKSFSRSGSLVLHQQIHKGEKPYRCSDCGKSFSQSGNLKKHQRIHTGEKPYRCSDCGKSFRFKHNLLYHQRIHSGEKP; the protein is encoded by the exons atggacagtgtgaggatggaatctgtccagattaaagaggagttccctgaacttgaacttctccccttcaaaccaaacatccctgagctggagcctgtacgcctgcgggagtgtagcgtggtgctggagagaatctgtgtgagagagcaaggcgctggagaggaaggctctcccaacagcatgcaaggaggtggaaaggaagacgggcgctcccattcagaatgcagtctagcag gttccagtccagcagctaaagcgagggcgggcggtggagaatatcctgactgtgggaaaggtttcacccagttagggcattttaaaacacaccagcgaattcacaaaggagagaaactgtatcactgttctgactgtgggaagagtttcaatcactctggaaacatgaaaaaacaccagcaacttcacacaggtgagaaaccgtttcactgctctgactgtgggaagagtttcagtctgtcaggcagccttgtttcacaccagcgaactcacacaggagaaagACCGTATctgtgctctgactgtgggaagagtttcagtcagtccggaaacttgaaaaaacaccagcgaattcacagaggagagaaaccgtatcactgctctgtctgtgggaagagtttcagtcactcgGGTAACGTGACAGCACACCAggtaattcacacaggagagaaaccgtatcgctgctcagattgtgggaagagtttcaatcggTCAAACAGCCTTacttcacaccagcgaattcacagaggagagaaaccgtatttctGCTgtaactgtgggaagagtttcagtcggtcaggcagccttgttttacaccagcaaattcacaaaggagagaaaccgtatcgctgctctgactgtgggaagagtttcagtcagtccggaaacctgaaaaaacaccagcgaattcacacaggagagaaaccgtatcgctgctctgactgtgggaagagtttccgttttAAACACAACCTTCTAtaccaccagcgaattcacagcggagagaaaccttaa